A window of the Janthinobacterium agaricidamnosum NBRC 102515 = DSM 9628 genome harbors these coding sequences:
- a CDS encoding response regulator: MEPTSTILIVDDDRDIRTLLADYLETNGYRTLGAGDGAAMWKILDEARPDLLVLDLNLPGDDGLTLCRKLRAHSSLPVIMLTARSEPLDRILGLEMGADDYLPKPFEPRELLARIRSVLRRSHAMPSNTPSDKAQQIRFSGWTLDLTARHLLNPDGIVIMLSGAEFRLLRVFLEHPNRVLNRDQLLNLTQGRDADPFDRSIDIQISRLRQKLGEDARLPQIIKTVRNGGYVLAGQVTVESSA, encoded by the coding sequence ATGGAACCCACTTCAACTATATTGATCGTCGACGACGACCGCGATATCCGCACCTTGCTGGCGGATTACCTGGAAACCAATGGCTACCGCACGCTGGGGGCCGGCGATGGCGCCGCCATGTGGAAGATACTCGACGAGGCGCGCCCCGATTTGCTGGTGCTCGACCTGAACTTGCCGGGCGACGACGGCCTGACGCTGTGCCGCAAGCTGCGCGCCCATTCATCGTTGCCGGTGATCATGCTGACCGCCCGCAGCGAGCCGCTGGACCGCATCCTCGGCCTGGAAATGGGCGCCGACGATTATTTGCCGAAACCGTTCGAGCCGCGCGAGTTGCTGGCGCGGATACGCAGCGTATTGCGCCGCAGCCATGCGATGCCGTCCAATACGCCGTCCGACAAGGCGCAGCAAATCCGCTTTTCCGGCTGGACGCTGGACCTGACCGCGCGCCATTTATTAAATCCGGATGGCATCGTGATCATGCTGTCGGGCGCCGAATTCCGCTTGCTGCGGGTATTCCTCGAACATCCGAACCGGGTCTTGAACCGCGACCAGCTGCTGAACCTGACCCAGGGCCGCGACGCCGATCCGTTCGACCGCTCGATCGATATCCAGATCAGCCGGCTGCGCCAAAAGCTGGGCGAAGATGCGCGCTTGCCGCAAATCATCAAGACGGTGCGTAACGGCGGTTATGTGCTGGCTGGCCAGGTCACGGTGGAGTCGTCGGCATGA
- a CDS encoding Spy/CpxP family protein refolding chaperone: protein MNTFRKSLLIGLSVIGMGATTLGVQAQEAAPAPAAHTRPTPEQRAARMAGRMAKYQARLHDKLKLTAAQEPAWQTFIASATPKGPGARAGRNAIAAMSAPQRLEQWIALSKDRIAAQETRLAALKTFYAVLTPEQQKVFDDSVPGGQHGWHRAGHGGMGHDPAQQ from the coding sequence ATGAACACATTCCGCAAGAGTTTGCTGATCGGCCTGAGCGTGATCGGCATGGGTGCGACCACCCTCGGCGTGCAAGCGCAGGAAGCGGCCCCGGCGCCGGCCGCCCATACCCGCCCGACACCTGAACAGCGCGCCGCCAGGATGGCCGGCCGCATGGCGAAATACCAGGCCAGACTGCATGACAAGTTGAAACTGACCGCCGCACAGGAACCTGCCTGGCAAACGTTCATCGCGTCGGCCACGCCCAAAGGCCCCGGCGCGCGTGCTGGCCGCAACGCGATCGCCGCGATGAGCGCGCCGCAGCGCCTGGAACAGTGGATCGCCCTGTCGAAAGACCGCATCGCGGCCCAGGAAACTCGCCTGGCCGCGCTGAAAACGTTTTACGCGGTGCTGACCCCGGAACAGCAAAAAGTGTTTGATGACAGCGTTCCTGGCGGTCAGCATGGCTGGCATCGCGCTGGCCATGGCGGCATGGGGCACGACCCGGCACAGCAATAA